CAATGCCCATACGGCTTCTTTGGCCGGCTTTAGCGCCGATGTCGGCTTCTACACCGCTAACAGCCTGGGTGCCAACCGCGTCAATCCGGATGTCACCCTCATGGGCACTGGCACTTCCATCAATGCCCTGGGTCAGGCCTATCTGCAATATGAAATTCCGCAGGTCGTCCTCATTCGTGCTGGCAACCAAATTGTCAACACCCCCTGGGTCAATGGCTCCGATTCCCGCGTAATTCCTGCTACTTACCAAGGCGTCTTTGCCCAGGTTTCTCCGTATTGTGGCTGGAACATCTACGGCATGCGCATCTTCCGCTGGAAGAGCCGTACCTCGGGCGACTACTACCGCGATAACCTCTACTACCAAACGGGCTTTGACGGCGATCCCATTTATGGTGGCTCAGCCGTTGTTCCCAACACCGATACCGCCTCCAATGGCGTTCTTGCCTTCGGCACCAGCTACAAGCGCTACGGCATCGATGCCCAGGCCTGGTACTACAATTTCTATCAGTTCACCCAAACCGTCTATGGGGACGCCCAGTACACCCTCAAGACCGGCAGCGGTGTAGATCCTTTCCTCGGAGCGCAGGTCAATCGCGAGTGGGAGAGCAACAGCCTGCTGAACTCCAGCTATGCGCCGGGGACCAAGCCCATCGATGGCTTCAAAGGCAATGGGGTCAACAGCACCGCCTGGGGTGTGATCGGCGGTATCGACTATGACGGCGGCAGCGCAATCCTCGGCAAGGGTCAGTTGGCAGCGAGCTACAACGAGATCCTCTACCATCAGGGGGCCGTGGGTGGTGGCGCCATCGTCTCGCCATATACCGTGGGTTACGCCACCGATCCGCTCTACACCACTTCCATGATCCGCGGGTTGGTGGAAATGGGACCCGGCAACGGTTGGAAGGTCAAGTGGACGCAGCACTTCCTGAGCAACCAGTTCCTCTTCATGGCCGCCTATGCCCAGTACCACCTGCAGACCGCGGGATATGCCAACGACATCTACGGCGATCTTACCTACTTCCCCCAGGGTTGGCTCAAGGGGCTCTCCATTCGTGATCGCGTGGAGGTTGCGCACGGAGACCTGTCGACGGGATATTTCATCTACAACCGCGTCATGCTGACCTACGACTTCTAAGACTTCCTGCCCTGCGGCCTCGACCGCAGGGCTTACCAGGAGAAAAGAACCATGCGCATTACCCATACCTTGCTACTCGCTGCCGTCCTCGTTTCTGCCGCTGGCTGTGCCGAGGCCCCATTCTCTGGTTGTCCAGCGAAGAAGGCGCCGGTCGCCGCGCCGGCCCCGGCGCCAGTGCCCACTCCGGCTCCGGCTCCAGCACCCATCGCGCCGGTGCAGAAAACGGTACTGGAAAGCAAACCGATCACCATTACCGGCATCAACTTCAAGCTCAACTCCGCCAAGCTGCTCAGCCATGACATCCAGGTTCTGGATGAAGTCGCCGCCTTTGCCGGGAAACACCCGGATGCGGTTCTGAACGTCAATGGCTACTGCAGCAAGGTCGGAAGCTACGCCTACAACCTCAAACTCTCCGAGCAGCGTGCGGAGAGCGTGGCGAAATATCTGGAAGCCCATGGCGTGGCTCGTGATCGTATGGTGCTCAAGGGACACTCCTATGAGGACCCGATTGCCAGCAATGCCACGCCGGAAGGTCGCTTCCAGAACCAGCGCGTGGAGATCAATTCCACGATCAAGGTGGAAAAGACTGTCACCGAGTAATTCGCACGCAAGCGCAAACGATTTCAACCCTGCAGTGCTTCGGCATTGCTCCTCCTCTGCCTCGCCCCGCCACGCGGGGCTTTTTTATGTTGTCTTGCGAAGCAGGCGCTTTTCCAGCTCCACCAGGAAAAACACCAGCACGGCAATGAGGAAAGCCAGACCCCAGTGACGGGGGGGCAATGGTACGGTATGAAATACCCGCTGCAGAATGGGTAGGTAGAGAAGGGCGAGTTGTAGTAGAAACAGCACTGCCAGGGCAATCCACGCGCTGGGGTTGCGAAACAGTGTCGATCTCCGCCATGCCCAGCCCTGCAGGTGACGGACGTTGAAAAGGTACAGCGCTTGACTCAGCACCAAAGTGGTCACTGCCATGCTGCGTGCCAACTCCGCAGGCATTCCCGCGGACAGTTCGGCGTAGAAGGTGGCCATGGTGGCGCCGCCGATACTCACGGAAACGAGGCCGACCCGGAGAAGAAAACGCCAATCGAGGAGACTCTCCGTCGGGTTACGCGGGGGCGCTCCATGATTCCGGGCTCTGCCGGCTCGAAGGCCAGCGCGAGCGCCAGGGTGACGGCGATGACCAAATTGACCCAGAGGATTTGCAAAGGCGTGAGTGGCAGTTGCAGCCCGGCGATGATCGCCGCCAGCAGCACTAGACCTTGCGCGCCATTGGTGGGCAGGATGAAGAGGATGGCCTTGCGCAAATTGTCGTAAATTGCCCTACCCTCAGCCACCGCCCGGGCGATACTGGCAAAGTTGTCGTCCACGAGCACGAGGTCGGCGGCCTCCTTGGCGGCTTCACTGCCCCGCGTCCCCATGGCGATACCGACGTCGGCGCGTTTGAGGGCGGGGGCGTCGTTGACCCCATCTCCGGTCATGGCCACCACCTGTCCGCGCTTCTGTAGCGCCTCGACCAGACGCAATTTGTGTTCTGG
This sequence is a window from Acidithiobacillus sp. AMEEHan. Protein-coding genes within it:
- a CDS encoding OprD family outer membrane porin, whose translation is MSYKHRATTLAVLLTLTGFSAAAHAASSADSLKSWITDGTVDGQVRAYYFDRFFGKNATNLSAFSLGGYINAHTASLAGFSADVGFYTANSLGANRVNPDVTLMGTGTSINALGQAYLQYEIPQVVLIRAGNQIVNTPWVNGSDSRVIPATYQGVFAQVSPYCGWNIYGMRIFRWKSRTSGDYYRDNLYYQTGFDGDPIYGGSAVVPNTDTASNGVLAFGTSYKRYGIDAQAWYYNFYQFTQTVYGDAQYTLKTGSGVDPFLGAQVNREWESNSLLNSSYAPGTKPIDGFKGNGVNSTAWGVIGGIDYDGGSAILGKGQLAASYNEILYHQGAVGGGAIVSPYTVGYATDPLYTTSMIRGLVEMGPGNGWKVKWTQHFLSNQFLFMAAYAQYHLQTAGYANDIYGDLTYFPQGWLKGLSIRDRVEVAHGDLSTGYFIYNRVMLTYDF
- a CDS encoding OmpA family protein, yielding MRITHTLLLAAVLVSAAGCAEAPFSGCPAKKAPVAAPAPAPVPTPAPAPAPIAPVQKTVLESKPITITGINFKLNSAKLLSHDIQVLDEVAAFAGKHPDAVLNVNGYCSKVGSYAYNLKLSEQRAESVAKYLEAHGVARDRMVLKGHSYEDPIASNATPEGRFQNQRVEINSTIKVEKTVTE
- a CDS encoding cation transporting ATPase C-terminal domain-containing protein; the protein is MSIGGATMATFYAELSAGMPAELARSMAVTTLVLSQALYLFNVRHLQGWAWRRSTLFRNPSAWIALAVLFLLQLALLYLPILQRVFHTVPLPPRHWGLAFLIAVLVFFLVELEKRLLRKTT